Within Schumannella luteola, the genomic segment CTGGAGCATGAACTCGCTCACCAGCGAACCCCACGCCGGGAAGCCGGGCCGCCGCCATGGCAGATCGCGCTTCTCACGGGTGAACCAGTCGGCGATCGTCTGCGCGAGGTCCACCCGTCCAGCGTAGGCGGAGCGCGCATCCACGCCCGACGCCTACGCTGACGGCATGCCCCGCTGGTCACCGAAGCGCCGCGCCGTCCTCGAGGCGCTCGCGGCCGAGATCACCCACCTCTACCCGCACGGACGCATCGCGATAGCGGTCGACGGCCTGGAGGGCGTGGGCCGGGGTGACTTCGCCCGCGACCTGGTCGAGGCGCTGCGCCGCGACGACCGTGCCGCCTTCTCCGCCGACCTCGCCGACTTCGGTCGCTCGCGCGCGGAGATCCTCGAACGCGGCGGCGACGGCGACCCCGCCTGGTATCGCGAGCACCTCGACATCGGGCTGCTGCGCCGCGCGCTGATCGAGCCGTTCCGCCTCGGCGGCAGCACCGGATTCCAGCTCGCCGCCTTCGACCCCGAGCGGGATGCGCCCCGCGAATCCGCCTGGACGACCGCGCCCGCCGACGCCTACCTGGTCGTGCACGGCGACTTCGCCAATGCGCCCGAGCTGCGCGACCTCTGGAGCTGGTCGCTCTGGCTCGAAGCCCCGGTCGAGACCGTCTACGAGCGTCTCGCCGAGCGCACCGGACTGCGCCGCGACCCGGACGCCGAGGAGCACCGCCGTCGGCGCTGGGCGCAGGAGCACTACCGGCGCGAGGCCGACCCGACCGTCCGCGCCGTGGCCCTCATCGACCTCGCCGACCCGGAGCATCCCCGCCGCATCTTCGCCGACAGCTGCTGAGATCGAGTCGTCGGAGGCCTCGCGTCTCAGTGCAGCGGCACGCGCCGCACGACCTCGTCGACGGTGAGGAACCCGCCGCGCTCGACCTCGTGCACCAGCGCGGTCAGGGCCGCGCTGATCGGCGCCTCCCGCCCGTTCTCGCGGGCGGTGCGCACGACCGCGCCGTTGAGCGCGTCGATCTCCGTCGGCTGGCCGCGGCGGATGCTCTGCAGCGTCGATCCCGGGTTCGGCACCTCGCCCATCGTGCGCGCCATCTCGCGGGGGATGAGCCCGCCGACGGCCAGCGGAGCGGCCGCCAGCAGGGAGAGCCGCGCATCCGTGAGCCCGCGCAGCGGAGCGAAGCGCACTCCGATCGCGTGGGCGAGGCGCACGGTCTCGCGCATGCTGGCGGTGAGGATGCGGCGCAGCCGCGGCTCGGCGACGACCTGCTGCACGCTGAGCCCGGTGATCGCCGGCAGCGCGTTGACGTGGTTGATGACGAGCTTCGTCCACTGGGCGCCGCGCAGATCGGCGACGGTCTCGATCGGCATGACCGCGCCGAGCAGCTCGGCAGCGAAGATCAGGGGCGTCGGGTCCACGCCCGGTTCCCGCCCGAGCACGGTCGGCAGCGCGGCCGTGACGGTGACCTCGCCCGGGGTGAGGAACGACGCCGCGATGAGCGAGAGCGCGCCGATCGCGGCGGTCTGCGGCGCCGCGGAGCGCGCGACCCGGATGCCGTCCAGCCCGTTCTGCACGACGACCAGGGGCAGGTCGTCGACGAGCGCGTCGGCGTTCTGCCGCAGCGCGGTCTCGGCGTCGGCGGCCTTCGTCGTCGCGACCACGAGATCGAAGCGGCCGCGCAGCCGCTCGCCCGCCTCGGGCCGGGCGAGGTGCTCGCCCCAGCCGCCGCGCAGCCGGAGCCCGTGGCCGGCGATTACGGCGAGGTGCTCTCCGCGTGCCGTCACGGCGACCTCGTGTCCGCCGCGGTCGAGCAGGGCGGCGATCGTGCCGCCGATCGCTCCGGCTCCGATGACCCCGATGCGCATCCTCCGAGCCTAGGGCGGATGAGTCTGCCGGGGCGCGCGTCGCGCCCCGGCAGTCGCTCGGCCGTCCACTGCTAGCTTGAGCGGCGTGCAGCACGAGAACCCGGCCGAGGCGCCCCCGACTGAGGCGTCGCTGAACGAGGGGAGGGTCGAGCGCCCGAAGCCGGCCAGCGGCATCCTGCTCGTCGACAAGCCCCTCGGGGTCACGAGTCACGACGTCGTGCGGATCGTGCGCCGCACCGCCGGAACTCGCAAGGTCGGGCATGCCGGCACCCTCGACCCGCTCGCGACCGGCCTCATGCTCATCGGCATCGAGAGCTCGACGCGGCTGCTCACCTACCTGGTCGGGCTCGACAAGGAGTACACCGCGACCATCCGCCTCGGCCGGTCGACGACGACCGATGACGCCGAGGGCGAGTCGACCGGGGGCGCCGACGCCTCGGGTCTCGACCCCGACGACGTGGACGCGGCGATCGGCGGGCTGACGGGCCTCATCCGCCAGCGTCCCTCCGACTACAGCGCCATCAAGGTGCAGGGGCGGCGGGCCTACGACCTCGCGCGGCAGGGCGAGAAGGTCGAGCTCGCCGAGCGCGAGGTGACGGTGGCGACCTTCGAGGTGCTCGATCGCCGGGTCGACGGCGAGCACCTGGATCTCGACGTGCGCGTCGAGGTGTCGTCGGGCACCTACGTGCGAGCACTCGCTCGCGACCTCGGCACGACGCTGGGGGTCGGCGGGCACCTGACCGCACTGCGGCGCACCCGCGTCGGCCCCTTCGGCCTCGACGCCGCCGCACCGCCGGACGAGAGCTTGCTCGAGGGGATGCGCACTCCGGCGTCGGTGGCCGCGGCGCTGTTCCCCACGGTGCAGCTCGACGCCGAGCAGCTCACCGAGCTCGTGCACGGGCGTCGGCCGTCGCTGGTCGCTCCGGAGCACGAGCTCGCCGTCAGCGAGATCGTCGCAGCTCTCACCCCCGACGAGCGCCTGGCCGGTCTCGTGGCGCTGCGCCGCGGGGTCGCCCGGGTGCTCGTGAACTTCCCGACCGCCGAGGTGCTGTCGTGATCCTGTGGCTGACCATCGCGGCGCTCGTCATCGCGGTCGCGGCGGGTCTGCTGAACGTCGTGCTCGGCCTCCTCGGCCGCAAACCGAACGACCTCGGCCTCGGGGCGCTCGCGCTGGTCGAGCTCGTCCTGGTCGTGCAGGTCGTCGTCGCGATCGTGGCGCCGCTCGTCGGCAACCCGCCGAGCGGCAACCCGGTGGAGTTCTGGGCCTACCTGATCGCCGCCGCGGTCATCCCCGTGCTCGCCGCCTTCTGGGCGCTGGGGGAGCGCAATCGGTGGAGCACGGTCGTGCTCGGCATCGCGGCGCTGGCCGTCGCGGTCATGATCTGGCGGATGCACATCATCTGGACCGTGCAACTCGCTTGACGCCGCTGCGGCGGCGCGCGTGCGGCTCAGCGCTGTTCGCGGACGGGACGGCGGCGTGCGCGTGCGGGCCAGCGGCGACCCCCTGCCGCTCCACTACTCTGTATCGGTGCCAGAAGCTCGTTCCTCTCTCGCCACCGGGCTCGGCCGGGTGCTCGTGATCGTCTACGCGATCCTCGCCCTCGCGGCCGCCGGCCGCAGCGTCTCGCAGATCATCACGCGGTTCGACGAGGCCCCCATCGCCTTCACGCTCTCGGCGCTCGCGGCGGCCGTGTACATCGTGGCGACGATCGCACTCGTGGCGAAGGGACCGGTCTGGAATCGCGTAGCCTGGATCGCCATCGGCTTCGAGCTCGCGGGCGTCATCGTGATCGGGGCGATCAGCCTGCTCGCGCCGCAGTTGCTCGGCCTGCCCGACACGAACCCGTTCGGTCGCTACTCGACCGTGTGGAGCGACTTCGGCGCCGGATACCTCTGCATCCCGCTCGTGCTCCCCGTGCTCGGCCTGCTCTGGCTGCGCAGTCGGCGCGCCGCCGGCCGTGACGGGGCCGCCACGTCGTCGTCGGAGGTGAACGCGTGAGCACGTTCCACGGCATCGGCGAGATCCCCGCCGATCTGCCGGCGTCGGCCGTCACCATCGGCAAGTTCGACGGCGTGCACCTCGGCCACCAGGCGGTCATCGCCCGACTGCGCGAGGAGGCGCAGCAGCGCGGGCTCGTGCCCACGGTGATCACCTTCGACCGCAACCCGCTGGCTCTGCTCGACCCCGCATCCTGCCCGCCGTCGATCGTCGGCCGCGGTCAGGAGATGCAGCTGCTGCACGACGCGGGCGCCGAGCAGGTCATCGAGCTGGTCTTCGACGAGCAGCTGCGCTCGCTCGACCCCGAGCGCTTCGTGCGCGAGCTCCTGGTCGATGCGGCGCACGCCCGCCTCGTGCTGGTCGGGCGCGACTTCCGCTTCGGTGCGCGCGGCGCCGGCGACGTGGATGCGCTGCGCACCTGGGGCGCCGAGCTCGGATTCGAAGTCGTGGTCGTCGACGACGTCGCCGCCGACGGCCGGCGCATCTCGTCGACCGAGCTGCGCACGCTGCTCGAGGAGGGAGGCGTCGCGGAGGCCGCGAAGCTGCTCGGGCGACTGCACGCCGTGCGCGGCGGCGTCGTGCACGGCGAGGCGCGCGGACGCGACCTCGGCTACCGCACGGCGAACCTCGCACCCGACTCCGAGGGGATGATGCCCGCCGACGGCGTCTACGCGGCGTGGGCCTCGGTCGACGGCCGGCGCGTCGGCGCTGCCGTGTCGATCGGAGTGAATCCGACCTTCGGCGAGGGGATCGAGCGCCGGCTCGAGGCGCATCTGCTCGACGAGGCGCTCGACCTCTACGACCGTGAGCTCGAGATCGCCTTCGTCGAGTACATCCGCCCCATGCGCAAGTTCCCCGACGCCGACACGCTCGTCGCGCAGATGCACGCGGACGAGCTGCGCATCCGCGAGGTCCTGGGGTACCCGCTCCCCGCCGACGCGAACTCGTGAGCGCGGCGCTCTCGTCCAGCCGTGTGCGGCTGGCGGTGGTCATCGTGGGCATCGTGCTGCTCGCGTTCTCGTTGCGCACGGCGGTCGCGTCGGTGTCGCCGATCGTCGACGCCATCGACTCCGACATCGGCTTCCCGCATCCGGTCGTCTCGATCATGGGCGCACTGCCGCCGCTCGCCTTCGCTCTCGGCGGTGTGCTGACGCCGCTCATCGTGCGTCGGCTCGGACTCGAGACGGCCACGGTCGTGTCGATCATCGTCATGGCCGCGGGGCACGTGCTGCGTGCGGCGGCGCCGGATGCGGTCGTGCTGGTGGCGGGCTCGGCGATCGCGCTGCTCGGAACCGGTTTCGGCAACGTGCTCATGCCGCCGATCGTGAAGCGCTGGTTCCCGAAGCGGATCGGGTTGCTCACGGCGATCTACTCGACCGTGATCGCCGCGTCGACCGCGGTCTCGGCCGCCCTCTCGGTGCCGGTGACCGATGCGCTCGGCTGGCGGGTCTCGCTCGCCCAGTGGGCGATCACGGCCGGCATCGCGCTGGCGCCGTGGATCGTCGTGCTCGCGCAGCGCCGAGCCAGCGGTCAGCCGGCCGAGCCGCGTGATGCCGCCGAGCGCGACGCCGAGGAGCTGGAGCCTGCGCCGCGCCGCGTCTGGCGTTCGCCGACGGCCATCGCGATCGCGCTCGTCTTCGGCACCTCGAGCGTCACGGTCTACACCGCGTTCAGCTGGATGCCCGCGATCCTGACCGAGCGCGCGCACGTCGACAACGGCACCGCCGCGGCGATGCTCGCGGCCTTCAGCGGCATCGTGGCGCCGCTGTCGGCGGCGCTGCCGCTGATCGCCTCGCGGCTGCGCAACGTCGCGCCGCTCGTGTTCGGCGACGCCGCCCTGCTGCTGATCGGCAGTCTCGGGCTGCTGCTGTCGCCCGCGAACGGCACCTGGGCGTGGGTGCTCGTGTACGGGCTCGGCCCGTCGCTGTTCCCGCTCGCGCTCTACCTGATCACGGCGCGCACCCGAAGCCACCGCGGCTCGGTCGCGCTGAGCGGCTTCGTGCAGACCTTCGGCTACGTCGTTGCCGCGCTCGGCCCGATCGTCGTCGGCTCGCTGTTCGATGCGACCGGATCCTGGTTCGCGGGCAGCGTCGCGATGGTCGTCATGGCGCTGCCGGCGATCCCCGCGGGCATCATCCTGCTGCGCTCGCGCTACGTCGAGGACGAGCTGGCTCGCTGATCCCGCCGCGGATGCGGATGCGTGCGGCGATCAGCCGCCGACGCGGTCGGCCCGGTGCACGAGGGCGCCGGCGCCGATCAGCGGCCCGTCGTGGGAGAGACCCGAGGGCACGATCTTCACCTTGGTGACGAAGCCGAACTCGCGGCGCTCGGCGACTGCCTCGCGGGCGGCCTCGAACAGGCGCGGCGACGAGTGCGAGAAGCCGCCGCCGATCGCGACGATCTCGAGGTCGACGAGCGAGGTGGCCGAGGCGACGACCTGGCCGATGGCGCGTCCCGACCGCTCGATGGCCGCGATCGCGACGGGATCGCCCGCGCGATGCGCGGCGGCGAGCTCCTCGCCGGTCGAGCCGGTGAAGCCCTGGGTTCGCGCCCAGGCGACCGTGCGGGGACCCGAGGCGACGGCCTCGAGGCAGCCGCGGCCGCCGCAGGGGCAGGCGTCGTCGAAGCCGCCGGCTTCGATGTGACCGATGTGCCCGGCGTTGCCGGTGGGTCCGGCGACCGTGCGGCCGCCGAGCACGAGGCCGCCGCCGACTCCGGTCGACACGATCATGCCCATGACGTTGTCGTAGCCCTGCGCTGCGCCGACCCAGTGCTCGGCGAGGGTGATGCAGATGCCGTCCATCTGCAGGGTGACGGGCACGTCGGGCAGTTCGCGCTGCACGAGGTCGCGCAGCGCGAAGTCGCGCCAGGCCGGCACGTTGAGCGGCGAGACGAGCCCCTCGGCCAGGGTGATGGGGCCGGCCGACCCGATCCCGACTCCGAGCAGCTCGTGCTCGGGAGCCAGCGCGGCATGAGCCTCGCGCACGACGTCGAGCACGGCGCGCTGCAGGGTCGCGCTGTCGCTCGAGCCGCCGCTCGGTCGGCGGAAGCGGGTACC encodes:
- a CDS encoding uridine kinase, which encodes MPRWSPKRRAVLEALAAEITHLYPHGRIAIAVDGLEGVGRGDFARDLVEALRRDDRAAFSADLADFGRSRAEILERGGDGDPAWYREHLDIGLLRRALIEPFRLGGSTGFQLAAFDPERDAPRESAWTTAPADAYLVVHGDFANAPELRDLWSWSLWLEAPVETVYERLAERTGLRRDPDAEEHRRRRWAQEHYRREADPTVRAVALIDLADPEHPRRIFADSC
- a CDS encoding ketopantoate reductase family protein, coding for MRIGVIGAGAIGGTIAALLDRGGHEVAVTARGEHLAVIAGHGLRLRGGWGEHLARPEAGERLRGRFDLVVATTKAADAETALRQNADALVDDLPLVVVQNGLDGIRVARSAAPQTAAIGALSLIAASFLTPGEVTVTAALPTVLGREPGVDPTPLIFAAELLGAVMPIETVADLRGAQWTKLVINHVNALPAITGLSVQQVVAEPRLRRILTASMRETVRLAHAIGVRFAPLRGLTDARLSLLAAAPLAVGGLIPREMARTMGEVPNPGSTLQSIRRGQPTEIDALNGAVVRTARENGREAPISAALTALVHEVERGGFLTVDEVVRRVPLH
- the truB gene encoding tRNA pseudouridine(55) synthase TruB, with protein sequence MNEGRVERPKPASGILLVDKPLGVTSHDVVRIVRRTAGTRKVGHAGTLDPLATGLMLIGIESSTRLLTYLVGLDKEYTATIRLGRSTTTDDAEGESTGGADASGLDPDDVDAAIGGLTGLIRQRPSDYSAIKVQGRRAYDLARQGEKVELAEREVTVATFEVLDRRVDGEHLDLDVRVEVSSGTYVRALARDLGTTLGVGGHLTALRRTRVGPFGLDAAAPPDESLLEGMRTPASVAAALFPTVQLDAEQLTELVHGRRPSLVAPEHELAVSEIVAALTPDERLAGLVALRRGVARVLVNFPTAEVLS
- a CDS encoding bifunctional riboflavin kinase/FAD synthetase, which produces MSTFHGIGEIPADLPASAVTIGKFDGVHLGHQAVIARLREEAQQRGLVPTVITFDRNPLALLDPASCPPSIVGRGQEMQLLHDAGAEQVIELVFDEQLRSLDPERFVRELLVDAAHARLVLVGRDFRFGARGAGDVDALRTWGAELGFEVVVVDDVAADGRRISSTELRTLLEEGGVAEAAKLLGRLHAVRGGVVHGEARGRDLGYRTANLAPDSEGMMPADGVYAAWASVDGRRVGAAVSIGVNPTFGEGIERRLEAHLLDEALDLYDRELEIAFVEYIRPMRKFPDADTLVAQMHADELRIREVLGYPLPADANS
- a CDS encoding CynX/NimT family MFS transporter, with product MSAALSSSRVRLAVVIVGIVLLAFSLRTAVASVSPIVDAIDSDIGFPHPVVSIMGALPPLAFALGGVLTPLIVRRLGLETATVVSIIVMAAGHVLRAAAPDAVVLVAGSAIALLGTGFGNVLMPPIVKRWFPKRIGLLTAIYSTVIAASTAVSAALSVPVTDALGWRVSLAQWAITAGIALAPWIVVLAQRRASGQPAEPRDAAERDAEELEPAPRRVWRSPTAIAIALVFGTSSVTVYTAFSWMPAILTERAHVDNGTAAAMLAAFSGIVAPLSAALPLIASRLRNVAPLVFGDAALLLIGSLGLLLSPANGTWAWVLVYGLGPSLFPLALYLITARTRSHRGSVALSGFVQTFGYVVAALGPIVVGSLFDATGSWFAGSVAMVVMALPAIPAGIILLRSRYVEDELAR
- a CDS encoding ROK family protein, which gives rise to MSSVALALDFGGTKVEAALVSADGVVIPGTRFRRPSGGSSDSATLQRAVLDVVREAHAALAPEHELLGVGIGSAGPITLAEGLVSPLNVPAWRDFALRDLVQRELPDVPVTLQMDGICITLAEHWVGAAQGYDNVMGMIVSTGVGGGLVLGGRTVAGPTGNAGHIGHIEAGGFDDACPCGGRGCLEAVASGPRTVAWARTQGFTGSTGEELAAAHRAGDPVAIAAIERSGRAIGQVVASATSLVDLEIVAIGGGFSHSSPRLFEAAREAVAERREFGFVTKVKIVPSGLSHDGPLIGAGALVHRADRVGG